A section of the Felis catus isolate Fca126 chromosome B2, F.catus_Fca126_mat1.0, whole genome shotgun sequence genome encodes:
- the TSPYL4 gene encoding testis-specific Y-encoded-like protein 4, with the protein MSTLDEGSNPPVAKDCGVATADDAPGHPDLNQCQGEETEATQVMADTGEEGNLETPAEAGAPESPASCAPVFRVRVFGSRSRVATKSVQKEGLSPTEGLAAASASASPAVATDNSQENGCQRREPRGPAGEKALEACGAGGLGSQMMPGAKAKEMTTKKCAVSAATEKEGVAEEVVEEKKVMQKEKKVVGGVREESRAKAPKINNCMDSLEAIDQELSNVNAQADRAFLQLERKFGRMRRLHMQRRSFIIQNIPGFWVTAFRNHPQLSPMISGQDEDMMRYMINLEVEELKHPRAGCKFKFIFQSNPYFRNEGLVKEYERRSSGRVVSLSTPIRWHRGQDPQSHIHRNREGNTIPSFFNWFSDHSLLEFDRIAEIIKAELWPNPLQYYLMGEGPRRGIRDPARQPVESPRSFRFQSG; encoded by the coding sequence ATGAGCACCCTGGATGAGGGCAGCAACCCTCCTGTCGCTAAAGACTGCGGCGTAGCTACTGCCGACGATGCCCCAGGACATCCGGACCTAAACCAGTGCCAGGGCGAGGAAACCGAGGCGACCCAGGTGATGGCGGACACAGGTGAGGAGGGCAACTTGGAGACCCCCGCGGAGGCAGGCGCCCCCGAGAGCCCCGCGAGCTGTGCCCCCGTGTTCCGCGTTCGAGTTTTTGGGAGCCGCAGCCGTGTAGCGACCAAATCGGTCCAGAAAGAGGGTCTGTCTCCGACGGAAGGCTTGGCAGCAGCCTCTGCTTCAGCCTCCCCCGCGGTAGCAACCGACAATAGCCAGGAAAATGGCTGTCAGCGTAGAGAGCCGCGGGGCCCTGCTGGGGAGAAAGCTCTAGAAGCCTGTGGCGCAGGGGGGTTGGGGTCTCAGATGATGCCTGGGGCGAAGGCCAAGGAAATGACGACAAAAAAGTGCGCCGTTTCAGCGGCAACGGAAAAGGAGGGAGTAGCGGAGGAGGTGGTGGAGGAAAAGAAGGTGatgcagaaggaaaagaaggtggTAGGAGGAGTGAGAGAGGAGTCACGGGCCAAGGCCCCGAAGATCAATAACTGCATGGATTCCCTGGAGGCCATCGATCAGGAGCTGTCAAATGTAAATGCCCAGGCTGACAGGGCCTTCCTTCAGCTGGAGCGCAAGTTTGGCCGGATGCGAAGGCTCCATATGCAGCGCAGAAGTTTCATTATCCAAAATATCCCAGGTTTCTGGGTCACTGCCTTTCGGAACCACCCCCAGCTGTCACCTATGATCAGTGGCCAAGATGAAGACATGATGAGGTACATGATCAATTTGGAGGTGGAGGAGCTTAAACACCCCAGAGCAGGCTGCAAATTCAAGTTCATCTTTCAGAGCAACCCCTATTTCCGAAATGAGGGGCTCGTCAAAGAATATGAGCGCAGATCCTCTGGCCGGGTGGTCTCTCTTTCCACTCCAATCCGCTGGCACAGGGGCCAAGACCCCCAGTCACATATCCACAGGAATCGGGAAGGAAACACTATCCCCAGTTTCTTCAACTGGTTCTCAGATCACAGCCTTCTAGAATTCGACAGGATTGCTGAGATTATCAAAGCAGAACTGTGGCCCAATCCCCTACAGTACTACCTGATGGGCGAAGGGCCTCGCCGAGGAATTCGAGACCCAGCAAGGCAGCCCGTGGAGAGCCCCAGGTCCTTCAGGTTCCAGTCTGGCTAA